In the Candidatus Rhodoblastus alkanivorans genome, one interval contains:
- a CDS encoding VOC family protein — MAEKFCWVELLTSDIDAAEAFYDAVFGWTCAAPGHATRDYRMFFHEGAAVAGLMLLPEEAKAQGARPSWFGYVTSPDVDADVAAIVATGGQLFRAPETLEKIGRFAVVGDPQGAPFALWRDLTGIEAPEAPPMTVGHVGWHELFTDDVEKAFAFYSARFGWTKGDALDMGPMGVYQLFATGGAPVGGMMKRTPEMPHPFWNYYFTVAALDATLEKVTTAGGRIAREPTEVPGGAWIAQCFDPQGAFFSIVAAKR; from the coding sequence ATGGCGGAAAAATTCTGCTGGGTTGAGCTTCTGACGAGCGACATCGATGCGGCGGAGGCCTTTTACGACGCCGTCTTCGGTTGGACCTGCGCGGCGCCCGGCCATGCGACGCGCGATTATCGCATGTTCTTCCACGAGGGCGCCGCGGTCGCTGGTCTGATGCTGTTGCCGGAAGAGGCCAAGGCGCAGGGCGCGCGCCCCTCCTGGTTCGGCTATGTTACTTCGCCCGACGTGGATGCGGATGTCGCCGCCATTGTCGCTACCGGCGGTCAACTGTTCCGCGCGCCGGAAACCCTGGAAAAGATCGGCCGTTTCGCGGTGGTCGGCGATCCGCAAGGCGCGCCTTTCGCTCTGTGGCGCGATCTCACCGGAATCGAGGCGCCGGAGGCGCCGCCGATGACCGTCGGCCACGTCGGCTGGCATGAGCTCTTCACCGACGATGTCGAGAAGGCTTTCGCCTTCTATTCGGCCCGTTTCGGCTGGACCAAGGGCGACGCGCTCGATATGGGCCCGATGGGCGTCTATCAGCTCTTCGCGACCGGCGGGGCGCCCGTCGGCGGCATGATGAAGCGTACGCCCGAAATGCCGCATCCGTTCTGGAACTATTATTTCACCGTCGCCGCGCTCGACGCGACGCTCGAAAAGGTGACGACGGCTGGCGGCAGGATCGCCCGCGAGCCGACCGAGGTTCCCGGCGGCGCCTGGATCGCGCAATGTTTCGACCCCCAGGGCGCGTTTTTCTCAATTGTCGCCGCCAAAAGGTGA
- a CDS encoding acetyl-CoA hydrolase/transferase family protein gives MSADRIRNAALRAKIMTAREAAALIPKGSNVGMSGFTGAGYPKEVPLALAELMNEAHARGEIFRISVGTGASTAPELDGALAKVDGMEMRLPYQSDPTCRKRINAGEMDYLDIHLSHVAQFVWGGFLGKLDVAIVEVAGIREDGMLIPSSSVGNNKTWLDRADMVIIEVNSWQNSALEGMHDVYYGTQLPPFRKPIAILKPSDRIGETFLNCDPEKIIAVVETDKPDRNSAFSPPDENSRAIAHHIIEFFAHEVKMGRLPKDLLPLQSGVGNVANAVMDELQASPYNNLTAYTEVLQDGMFNLIRSGKMIFASGTALSLSPDAAHEFNRDAALYRDKIVLRPQEISNHPEVIRRLGVIAMNGLIEADIYGNVNSTHIVGSSIMNGIGGSGDFARNAWLSIFMTPSSAKNGAISCIVPMVTHVDHTEHDVQVVVTEQGLADLRGLSPKKRARTIIDNCAHPEFKPALNEYFERALKYSPGQHTPHILDEAFTFLPNWQANRKARDAWSEDGLVQADAWKT, from the coding sequence ATGTCCGCCGACCGCATTCGTAATGCCGCGCTCCGCGCCAAAATCATGACCGCCCGCGAGGCGGCCGCCCTGATCCCCAAAGGCTCGAACGTCGGCATGTCCGGCTTCACCGGCGCCGGCTATCCCAAGGAGGTTCCGCTCGCTCTGGCTGAATTGATGAATGAGGCCCATGCGCGCGGCGAAATTTTTCGGATCAGCGTCGGGACCGGCGCCTCGACCGCGCCCGAGCTCGACGGCGCGCTCGCCAAGGTGGACGGCATGGAGATGCGCCTGCCCTACCAGTCCGATCCGACCTGCCGCAAGCGCATCAACGCCGGCGAGATGGACTATTTGGACATCCATCTCTCCCATGTCGCGCAATTCGTCTGGGGCGGCTTTCTCGGCAAGCTCGACGTCGCCATTGTCGAGGTCGCCGGCATCCGCGAGGACGGCATGCTGATCCCGTCCTCCTCGGTCGGCAACAACAAGACCTGGCTCGACCGCGCCGACATGGTGATCATCGAGGTCAATTCCTGGCAGAACAGCGCGCTCGAAGGCATGCACGACGTCTATTACGGCACGCAATTGCCGCCGTTCCGCAAGCCGATCGCGATTCTGAAACCCTCGGACCGCATCGGGGAAACCTTTCTGAATTGCGATCCGGAAAAGATCATCGCGGTGGTGGAGACCGACAAGCCGGATCGCAATTCGGCCTTTTCGCCGCCGGATGAAAATTCGCGGGCGATCGCTCATCACATCATCGAATTCTTTGCGCATGAAGTGAAAATGGGCCGCCTGCCCAAGGACCTGCTGCCGCTGCAATCGGGCGTCGGCAATGTCGCCAATGCGGTGATGGACGAATTGCAGGCCTCGCCATACAACAATCTCACCGCCTATACCGAAGTGCTGCAGGATGGGATGTTCAATCTCATCCGCTCGGGCAAAATGATCTTCGCTTCGGGCACGGCCCTGTCGCTGAGCCCGGACGCGGCGCATGAGTTCAATCGCGACGCCGCGCTCTATCGCGACAAGATCGTGCTGCGGCCGCAGGAAATCTCCAATCATCCCGAAGTGATCCGCCGGCTGGGGGTCATCGCGATGAACGGCCTGATCGAGGCCGACATTTATGGCAATGTGAATTCGACCCATATCGTCGGGTCGAGCATCATGAACGGCATCGGCGGCTCGGGCGATTTTGCCCGCAACGCCTGGCTGTCGATCTTCATGACGCCGTCCTCCGCCAAGAACGGCGCGATCTCCTGCATTGTGCCGATGGTGACCCATGTCGATCACACCGAGCACGATGTGCAGGTGGTCGTAACCGAACAAGGCCTCGCGGATCTCCGTGGCCTGTCGCCGAAAAAGCGCGCCCGAACGATCATCGACAATTGCGCCCATCCGGAATTCAAGCCGGCGTTGAACGAATATTTCGAGCGGGCGCTCAAATATTCGCCCGGCCAGCACACGCCGCATATTCTCGACGAGGCCTTCACTTTCCTGCCGAATTGGCAGGCGAATCGCAAAGCGCGCGACGCCTGGAGCGAGGACGGCTTGGTTCAGGCGGACGCCTGGAAGACGTAA
- a CDS encoding phosphatase PAP2 family protein has translation MTTKALIVLLIGVIYLCAIFALWPRIDLDVASLFYHAGHFIGRTPAGEHFRRFFYDAPYFLLAAFIMTAIAKSFGRVERGPGWRAIVFLVASLALGPGLLVNGVLKEVSHRPRPEQTLDFGGRWSFEPYDSFAGQCGHNCSFVSGEAATAAWTLAPALLAPPPARILAIAAALLFTLATGGLRMAFGGHYFSDVLFAALFTFVIVLALYRWYRRGEQARD, from the coding sequence GTGACGACCAAAGCCCTGATCGTTCTCCTCATCGGCGTCATCTATCTCTGCGCGATTTTCGCGCTGTGGCCGCGGATCGACCTCGACGTCGCTTCGCTGTTCTATCATGCCGGCCATTTCATCGGGCGCACCCCGGCCGGCGAGCATTTCCGGCGCTTCTTCTATGACGCGCCCTATTTCCTGCTCGCCGCCTTCATCATGACGGCGATCGCCAAATCTTTCGGCCGCGTGGAGCGCGGCCCCGGCTGGCGCGCCATCGTCTTTCTGGTCGCAAGTCTCGCGCTCGGTCCCGGTCTCCTGGTCAATGGCGTGCTCAAGGAGGTTTCGCACCGGCCGCGTCCCGAACAGACGCTCGATTTCGGCGGTCGCTGGTCCTTTGAGCCCTATGACAGCTTCGCCGGCCAGTGCGGACATAATTGCTCCTTCGTTTCCGGCGAGGCCGCGACCGCCGCCTGGACGCTTGCCCCCGCCCTCCTGGCTCCGCCGCCGGCGCGGATTTTGGCAATCGCCGCCGCGTTGCTCTTCACCCTGGCGACCGGAGGCCTGCGGATGGCCTTCGGCGGCCATTATTTCTCGGACGTCTTATTCGCCGCGCTTTTCACCTTTGTCATCGTCCTCGCGCTTTACCGATGGTATCGTCGCGGAGAACAAGCAAGGGATTGA
- a CDS encoding very short patch repair endonuclease encodes MDRSEVMRAVKGRDTTPERAVRKILRDIAPHYRLHRRDLPGAPDIAFIGRKKAIFVHGCFWHGHDCKRGARMPKANAEYWAQKIARNRARDEKHRAAYADMGWDLLTIWECEIRDEAALRERLQGFLASPI; translated from the coding sequence ATGGATCGCTCCGAGGTCATGCGCGCGGTCAAGGGACGCGACACGACGCCGGAGCGCGCGGTGCGGAAAATTCTACGCGACATTGCGCCTCACTATCGTCTTCACCGCCGCGACCTGCCCGGCGCGCCGGACATCGCTTTTATCGGCCGGAAAAAGGCGATTTTCGTTCACGGCTGTTTCTGGCACGGCCACGACTGCAAGCGCGGCGCGCGCATGCCCAAAGCCAATGCGGAATATTGGGCGCAAAAGATCGCCCGCAACCGCGCGCGCGACGAAAAACACCGCGCCGCTTATGCCGACATGGGCTGGGACCTCCTGACGATCTGGGAGTGCGAAATACGCGACGAGGCGGCGCTCCGGGAAAGGCTGCAAGGCTTCCTCGCCTCGCCGATTTAA
- a CDS encoding urate hydroxylase PuuD — MGFFAGALDDAALLMRWAHVVAAILWVGSAFALLKLDLAMKPRAQDPTPQTLFLNAGAGSRLTRAVDADASEKALNFKWEAYATWASGFALLCMMFCAAPKIYLIDPALWDAAPWAAVAAALVPLALSWFAYDALCKKSRLSGDALLWALFGFCAFLALILTHIFAGRGAYPLIGAHFATIMTANIAHVLAPAQKRRLQNLRAGLPADEADAKAAGARALHNQYLALPTVFFMLSGHAPLLFTGPDNGVAAVLLIAGFFLIRRVWLKISRGLGVDGKLSVAAAACLTLAFALSWPGLPAVGRQAGDASEAIKFALRPSAAQAQAVIDAHCVICHAARPQMDGLARAAGGLDFSRGANVAKYRDEILRAAVYSRAMPPPGAASGLDAEEKMLLVRWAEGVD; from the coding sequence ATGGGTTTTTTCGCCGGAGCGCTCGACGACGCCGCCCTTCTCATGCGCTGGGCCCATGTGGTCGCGGCGATTCTCTGGGTCGGCTCCGCCTTCGCGCTGCTGAAACTCGATCTGGCGATGAAGCCGCGCGCGCAAGATCCGACGCCGCAAACCCTGTTCCTCAACGCCGGCGCCGGCTCCCGGCTGACCCGGGCCGTTGACGCCGACGCCAGTGAAAAGGCGCTGAATTTCAAATGGGAGGCCTATGCGACCTGGGCGAGCGGCTTCGCCTTGCTATGCATGATGTTCTGCGCCGCGCCAAAAATTTATCTGATCGACCCGGCGCTGTGGGACGCCGCGCCCTGGGCTGCGGTCGCCGCCGCCCTCGTCCCGCTGGCCCTGAGCTGGTTCGCCTATGACGCTTTGTGCAAGAAAAGCCGCTTGAGCGGCGACGCTCTGCTCTGGGCTCTATTCGGCTTCTGCGCCTTTCTCGCCTTGATCCTCACTCATATTTTCGCCGGGCGCGGCGCCTATCCGCTGATCGGCGCCCATTTCGCCACCATAATGACCGCCAATATCGCCCATGTTCTCGCCCCCGCGCAGAAACGGCGATTGCAGAATCTGCGCGCCGGCCTGCCCGCAGACGAGGCCGACGCCAAAGCGGCTGGCGCCCGCGCCCTCCACAACCAATATCTGGCGCTGCCGACCGTGTTCTTCATGCTGTCGGGCCATGCGCCCCTGCTGTTCACGGGCCCGGACAATGGCGTCGCGGCGGTGCTGCTGATCGCCGGCTTCTTCCTGATCCGCCGGGTCTGGCTGAAAATTTCGCGCGGGCTCGGCGTGGACGGAAAGCTGAGCGTGGCGGCGGCCGCCTGCCTCACGCTCGCTTTCGCCTTGTCCTGGCCGGGCCTTCCGGCAGTGGGCCGGCAGGCGGGCGACGCCAGCGAAGCGATCAAGTTCGCCCTGCGCCCGAGCGCGGCCCAGGCGCAAGCCGTGATCGACGCCCATTGCGTCATCTGCCACGCGGCGCGCCCGCAAATGGACGGACTTGCCCGTGCCGCGGGCGGGCTGGATTTTTCGCGCGGCGCCAATGTCGCGAAATATCGCGACGAGATTTTGCGCGCGGCGGTCTATTCCCGCGCCATGCCGCCGCCGGGCGCGGCATCCGGGCTCGACGCCGAGGAAAAAATGCTGCTCGTTCGCTGGGCGGAAGGCGTCGATTAA
- a CDS encoding peroxiredoxin, with translation MSTMPRLNETAPDFSAETTHGPRSLGDYRGKWLILFSHPADFTPVCTTEFIAFSRNYEKFQALGCDLLGLSIDSNFAHIAWARNIEENFGVKVPFPIIADLSMSVANEYGMIQPGASDTSAVRATFFIDPESKLRAMVYYPMTNGRSIAEFLRLLEALQTSDKHTVATPEAWQPGEKVIVPPPKTQADAESRKAAGYDYTDWYFSKKDLAK, from the coding sequence ATGTCGACTATGCCGCGGCTGAACGAAACGGCGCCCGATTTTTCCGCCGAAACGACCCATGGTCCCAGATCGCTCGGCGATTACAGAGGAAAATGGCTCATCCTGTTCTCGCATCCGGCGGATTTCACGCCGGTATGCACGACCGAATTCATCGCCTTCTCCAGAAATTACGAAAAGTTCCAGGCTCTGGGCTGCGACCTGCTTGGCCTTAGCATAGACAGCAATTTCGCCCATATCGCCTGGGCGCGGAACATCGAGGAAAATTTCGGCGTCAAGGTTCCGTTCCCGATCATCGCCGATCTGTCGATGAGCGTGGCCAATGAATATGGGATGATTCAGCCCGGCGCGAGCGACACTTCGGCGGTGCGCGCGACCTTTTTCATCGATCCGGAGAGCAAGCTCCGCGCCATGGTCTATTACCCCATGACCAATGGCCGCAGCATTGCGGAATTCCTGCGCTTGCTGGAGGCGTTGCAAACGAGCGACAAGCACACCGTCGCGACCCCCGAAGCCTGGCAGCCGGGCGAGAAAGTGATCGTTCCGCCGCCAAAAACGCAGGCCGACGCGGAAAGCCGCAAGGCGGCTGGCTATGATTATACCGACTGGTATTTTTCCAAAAAGGATCTGGCCAAGTAA
- a CDS encoding GYD domain-containing protein translates to MKTFVTLYNFTDQGLHAIKDSVKRAEAAKIAAAQSGVKIKDILWLQGQYDLVVVAETPDDAAANAFSISMLKAGNLRGQTLRAFTATEMAEILEKVV, encoded by the coding sequence ATGAAAACCTTTGTAACGCTTTACAATTTCACCGATCAGGGACTGCATGCGATCAAGGATTCCGTCAAGCGCGCCGAAGCTGCGAAGATCGCCGCCGCCCAAAGCGGGGTCAAGATCAAGGACATTCTTTGGCTGCAAGGGCAATATGACCTCGTCGTTGTGGCGGAAACGCCGGACGACGCGGCCGCAAACGCCTTTTCGATCTCCATGCTCAAGGCCGGCAATCTGCGCGGGCAGACCTTGCGCGCCTTTACCGCGACAGAAATGGCGGAAATCCTGGAGAAGGTCGTATGA
- a CDS encoding polyhydroxyalkanoate depolymerase produces the protein MLYQAYQAHSDLMAPVKAFARLALEALNGPFPAFNENILVRNLSAAYEMIDRAGLTHARPPYGIKGVPVGNELVDVTEEAATSTPFATLVHFKKDISVPQPRVLVVAPLSGHFATLLRSTVQTMLRDHDVYITDWHNARDVSLADGPFGFDDYVAHIIHFLEFLGPGAHVVAVCQPCVQVFTAAAIMGEDNNPAAPASMTLMAGPIDTRINPTKVNDLAKEKPISWFERNLIARVPLRFKGARRRVYPGFVQLSAFMAMNMDRHVRAHVEMFHNLAGGDRDKANQTKAFYDEYFAVLDLPAEFYLETVQWVFQDHLLPLGKMTYRNRKVDPKAIRHTALLTVEGERDDICSVGQTMAAHDLAANLKPFRKRHHLQAGVGHYGVFSGRKWEGQVYPIVRNMILQNDG, from the coding sequence ATGCTTTATCAAGCCTATCAAGCCCATTCGGATCTGATGGCGCCGGTCAAGGCATTCGCGCGCCTGGCTTTGGAGGCCCTGAACGGCCCCTTTCCCGCCTTCAATGAAAACATCCTGGTCCGCAATCTTTCAGCCGCCTATGAAATGATCGACCGCGCGGGTCTCACCCATGCGCGCCCGCCTTACGGAATCAAGGGCGTTCCGGTCGGCAACGAACTGGTCGATGTCACCGAGGAGGCGGCGACCTCCACGCCTTTCGCCACTCTGGTCCATTTCAAGAAGGATATTTCGGTCCCGCAACCGCGCGTCCTCGTGGTCGCGCCCCTGTCGGGCCATTTCGCGACTCTTCTGCGCTCCACGGTGCAGACCATGCTGCGCGACCACGACGTTTATATTACCGACTGGCACAACGCCCGCGACGTGAGCCTCGCCGACGGGCCCTTCGGCTTCGACGATTACGTCGCCCATATCATCCACTTCCTGGAATTCCTTGGCCCCGGCGCTCATGTGGTCGCGGTCTGCCAGCCCTGCGTCCAGGTGTTCACGGCGGCCGCGATCATGGGCGAGGACAACAATCCGGCGGCGCCGGCCTCGATGACGCTGATGGCGGGACCGATCGACACCAGGATCAACCCGACCAAAGTCAATGACCTCGCCAAGGAAAAGCCGATCTCCTGGTTCGAGCGCAACCTGATCGCCCGCGTGCCTTTGCGCTTCAAGGGCGCGCGCCGCCGCGTCTATCCCGGCTTCGTTCAGCTTTCCGCCTTCATGGCCATGAATATGGACCGCCATGTCAGGGCCCATGTCGAGATGTTCCACAATCTCGCCGGAGGCGACCGCGACAAGGCCAACCAGACCAAGGCCTTTTACGACGAATATTTCGCGGTGCTCGACCTGCCGGCGGAATTTTATCTCGAAACCGTGCAATGGGTCTTCCAGGACCATTTGCTGCCGCTCGGCAAGATGACCTATCGCAACCGCAAGGTGGACCCCAAGGCGATTCGTCACACCGCGCTTCTCACCGTCGAAGGCGAGCGCGACGACATTTGTTCGGTCGGCCAGACCATGGCGGCCCATGATCTGGCGGCCAATCTCAAACCGTTCCGCAAGCGGCACCATCTTCAGGCCGGCGTCGGACATTATGGCGTGTTCAGCGGCAGGAAATGGGAGGGCCAAGTCTATCCGATCGTCCGCAACATGATCCTCCAGAACGACGGCTGA
- a CDS encoding polyhydroxyalkanoic acid system family protein — MSQIVSVDVKHNLGAEEAKRRVQAGVEALRQKYAGHLSALRIDWSETRGDVTFAILGHSLKGAMEFFPDVVRVSVELPWVLALIADKAKGLMTRHTGEMLQLPPPKA; from the coding sequence ATGAGCCAAATCGTAAGCGTCGACGTGAAGCACAATTTGGGAGCGGAGGAGGCCAAAAGGCGGGTCCAGGCCGGCGTCGAAGCTTTGCGCCAGAAATATGCCGGCCATCTCTCCGCCCTGCGGATCGACTGGAGCGAGACGCGCGGCGACGTCACCTTCGCCATTTTGGGCCATTCGCTGAAAGGCGCGATGGAGTTCTTCCCCGACGTCGTCCGGGTTTCGGTGGAATTGCCCTGGGTCCTGGCGCTGATAGCGGATAAGGCCAAGGGGCTGATGACCCGCCATACCGGCGAAATGCTTCAGCTGCCGCCGCCCAAGGCTTGA
- a CDS encoding glutathione S-transferase family protein: MAKAVLTISSKNYSSWCLRGWLLCKMAGLDFEEKRLPIDDPDARAELLLLSPSFLTPALDYNGLHVWDTLALGEYLAETFPKAQIFPKDIAARTHNRSVSGEMHSGFNNLRSALPMNIKAHFPNFRVWSGAKPDIDRVCAIWRDCLSRYGGPFLFGKRPTLADAMFAPVCSRFATYDLTLDSECAGFRDQILGWEPMAEWAEAAKVEPDEMEELDVEF; the protein is encoded by the coding sequence ATGGCCAAGGCGGTACTGACCATAAGCAGTAAAAATTACTCGTCCTGGTGCTTACGCGGTTGGCTGCTATGCAAGATGGCGGGGCTTGATTTCGAAGAAAAGCGCCTGCCGATCGACGATCCCGACGCCCGCGCCGAATTGCTGCTGCTTTCGCCGTCCTTCCTCACTCCGGCGCTCGATTATAACGGCCTGCACGTCTGGGACACCCTGGCTTTGGGCGAATATCTGGCCGAGACCTTCCCCAAGGCGCAGATTTTCCCCAAGGATATCGCCGCGCGCACCCACAACCGCTCGGTTTCGGGCGAAATGCATTCGGGCTTCAACAATCTGCGCTCGGCTCTGCCGATGAACATCAAGGCGCATTTTCCGAATTTCAGGGTCTGGTCGGGCGCCAAGCCGGACATCGACCGCGTCTGCGCGATCTGGCGCGACTGCCTCAGCCGTTACGGCGGCCCGTTCCTGTTCGGCAAGCGGCCGACGTTGGCCGACGCCATGTTCGCCCCGGTCTGTTCGCGCTTCGCCACCTATGATCTGACGCTCGATTCCGAATGCGCCGGTTTCCGCGATCAAATTCTGGGCTGGGAGCCGATGGCGGAATGGGCCGAAGCCGCCAAGGTCGAACCCGACGAAATGGAAGAACTCGACGTCGAATTTTAA
- a CDS encoding 2-hydroxychromene-2-carboxylate isomerase, whose translation MRAEAVAERAGVRLRWRPFLLGPIFVAQGWTTSPFNLYPAKGRYMWRDMERLCARRGLALRRPDPFPQNSLLAARLAWAVPEARRAVFCRAVFHAEFAEGRDISNAEVLAGVLAGTALPPADLLAQARTDEVKAKLRQETEAARAAGVFGAPAFTASDGELFWGDDRFEQALDWARDRG comes from the coding sequence ATGCGCGCCGAGGCCGTTGCGGAAAGGGCTGGCGTGCGCCTGCGCTGGCGGCCTTTCCTGCTCGGACCGATCTTCGTGGCGCAGGGCTGGACCACTTCGCCTTTCAACCTCTATCCCGCCAAGGGGCGCTATATGTGGCGCGACATGGAGCGGCTCTGCGCAAGGCGGGGCCTTGCCCTGCGCCGGCCCGATCCTTTCCCGCAGAACAGCTTGCTCGCGGCGCGGCTGGCCTGGGCTGTTCCCGAGGCGCGCCGCGCCGTCTTCTGCCGCGCCGTCTTCCACGCCGAATTCGCGGAAGGACGAGACATTTCGAACGCCGAGGTTCTGGCGGGCGTTCTCGCCGGAACGGCTTTGCCGCCCGCGGACCTGCTGGCGCAGGCCAGAACGGATGAAGTCAAGGCGAAGCTGCGCCAGGAGACCGAGGCCGCGCGGGCCGCGGGCGTTTTCGGCGCGCCGGCCTTCACGGCCTCGGATGGCGAGTTGTTCTGGGGCGACGACCGTTTCGAACAGGCGCTCGACTGGGCGCGCGACAGGGGTTGA
- a CDS encoding fumarate hydratase: MNAPYAPLFPLAKDETPYRKLSDKGVRVEKFDGEDILVVEPEALRLLAEAAMSDINHLLRPGHLAQLRKILDDPEATGNDKFVAFDLLKNANIAAGGVLPMCQDTGTAIILGKKGRRVFTKGGDEAALSQGVKDAYERKNLRYSQLAPLSMFEEKNTRTNLPAQIDIFEDGEDAYKFLFMAKGGGSANKTYLVQGTPSMLTHDRLMEVLKKQILALGTAACPPYHLAIVIGGLSAELNLKTVKLASARYLDNLPTEGGEDAHAFRDLEMEAEVHKLTQDLGVGAQFGGKYFCHDVRVIRLPRHGASLPIGIGVSCSADRQALGKITKDGVFIEELEHDPARYIPQVDEAALGGAVVKIDLNQPMKDILATLTEHPVKTRLSLTGTIIVARDLAHAKIRERLEAGEPMPDYLKNHPVYYAGPAKTPQGYASGSFGPTTAGRMDAFVDLFQAHGGSMVMLAKGNRSAQVTEACKKHGGFYLGSIGGPAARLAQDCIKKVEIVEYPELGMEAIWKIEVEDFPAFIVVDDKGNDFFKELNLS, from the coding sequence ATGAACGCTCCTTACGCTCCGCTCTTCCCTCTCGCCAAGGACGAGACCCCCTATCGCAAACTCTCCGACAAAGGCGTGCGCGTCGAAAAATTCGACGGCGAGGACATTCTCGTGGTCGAGCCGGAGGCCCTGCGGCTGCTCGCGGAAGCGGCGATGAGCGACATCAACCACCTTTTGCGCCCCGGCCATCTCGCCCAGTTGCGCAAAATCCTCGACGATCCGGAGGCGACCGGCAACGACAAATTCGTCGCCTTCGACCTGTTGAAAAACGCCAATATCGCCGCCGGCGGCGTGCTGCCCATGTGCCAGGACACCGGCACCGCGATCATTCTGGGAAAAAAAGGCCGGCGCGTCTTCACCAAGGGCGGCGACGAGGCGGCCCTGTCGCAGGGCGTCAAGGACGCCTATGAGAGGAAGAACCTGCGCTATTCGCAGCTCGCCCCGCTCTCCATGTTCGAGGAGAAGAACACCCGCACCAATCTCCCCGCGCAGATCGACATTTTCGAGGACGGCGAGGACGCCTACAAATTCCTGTTCATGGCCAAGGGCGGCGGCTCTGCCAACAAGACCTATCTGGTCCAGGGCACGCCTTCCATGCTGACCCACGACCGCCTGATGGAAGTGCTGAAGAAGCAGATTCTGGCGCTCGGCACCGCCGCCTGCCCGCCCTATCATCTCGCCATCGTCATCGGCGGGCTCTCCGCCGAACTGAACCTGAAAACGGTAAAACTCGCCTCGGCGCGCTATCTCGACAACCTGCCGACCGAGGGCGGCGAGGACGCTCACGCCTTCCGCGACCTCGAAATGGAGGCCGAAGTCCACAAGCTGACCCAGGACCTCGGCGTCGGCGCGCAATTCGGCGGCAAATATTTCTGCCATGACGTGCGCGTCATTCGTCTGCCGCGCCACGGCGCGTCCTTGCCGATCGGGATTGGCGTGTCCTGCTCGGCGGACCGTCAGGCTTTGGGCAAGATCACCAAGGACGGCGTGTTCATCGAGGAGCTGGAGCACGATCCGGCGAGATATATTCCTCAGGTCGATGAGGCGGCGCTGGGCGGCGCGGTGGTCAAGATCGACCTCAACCAGCCAATGAAGGACATTCTGGCGACCCTGACCGAACATCCGGTCAAGACAAGGCTCTCGCTGACCGGCACGATCATCGTCGCCCGCGATCTCGCCCACGCCAAAATTCGCGAACGGCTCGAAGCGGGCGAGCCGATGCCCGATTATCTCAAGAACCATCCGGTCTATTACGCCGGCCCGGCCAAGACGCCGCAAGGTTACGCCTCGGGCTCGTTCGGCCCGACCACCGCCGGGCGCATGGACGCTTTCGTCGACCTGTTCCAGGCGCATGGCGGTTCGATGGTCATGCTGGCCAAGGGCAATCGCTCGGCGCAAGTGACGGAAGCCTGCAAGAAGCACGGCGGCTTCTATCTCGGCTCGATCGGCGGCCCGGCGGCCCGCCTCGCCCAGGATTGCATCAAAAAGGTCGAAATCGTTGAATATCCCGAGCTCGGCATGGAGGCGATCTGGAAGATCGAGGTCGAGGATTTTCCCGCCTTCATCGTCGTGGACGACAAGGGCAATGATTTTTTCAAGGAGCTCAATCTGTCCTGA